GGGGAAGGTGGAGCTAGAGCCCACAGCTCTACAGCTTGATCTCAGTGGCAGGAGCTGAGAGGTTGGTAAGATtggactgagaaaaaaaagagattttttttggtggtgggtGTGGAAGGATCAGGAAGCCATGGAGTGAGACCACCTCTGCCCTGCCCAAGCATCTCTCTGTATTTCTATGGGAGTCGTCTATGTGTTGTTTTCCACAGAGTTGCTTACCAAGGGTAGAGTTATCACTGAGTTCCTGCATTCACTGCAGCCTCTGACATGCAGCAGACTCTCAGGGAGCTGAATGAATGAAATGCCTACCGGTCCCCAGGGATCAAGTGGTTTTGCTACAGCAGTTCTTTATTCTAGACGGGAGAGTTGCTCCCATATAAAGTGTGAACATGGCTGCTCCAAGGTGTGGTTGAAGagaggtttttattgtagataggAGGGAGAGTGCaggcagaggcatctggaagagtccagagcagggagagaaagtagtagactgaacatggccagcagagtGGAGCAGGCCATGTGAGGAGTGAGGGAGAAGGACCTGGAGGAAGACAAGGGAGAGCGAGCCATGAGAGCGAGAGCTGAAGGGGTGGGGTCAGATGGAGAcaaggagcagggcaggggaagccATGATTAGGGGGAGTTGGGGCAGGGCCTTGGGAGAGAAGAGCTGAGGAGAGCTACAGGTACTGAGTGAGCCTGGTGGCCAGCATGCACTTTGGTATGCTAGTGGGCACCCCAGGCAGCCATTTGTCCCTTCTGACACATGAGGAGTGGCTCCTTTGGGAGAGGGAAATGAGTGCAGCAATTGGAAGCAGGGCTTGCTTGGGACATGAGGACCTGACAGCTCTCTGATCCACCCTTGTTTTGACTGACTCAGTTACATATGAAGGTGGTGGAAAGATAGACCTCACTCTCAGGGGTGCAGCTGACTCCCTCCAGGCTGTTTTTGAGGATACGTAAGTGTACAGTCAGTGTGAGTGAAAATGAGAATTACCCTGGCAACTTGCTGTGTGTGTTTCCAGAGTGAGAGAGTGGCTAGTGTTCACGAGTTACCATCCTGGAAGAAGCTGTGTCTCTTGCTTACGTTACTGCAGGAACCTTCCGTCTTTGGTCTGGCTCCTCATGATTTTCTGTTTCTAGCACCTAGAGGAATGTCTGGCATGAGGCCAATGCTCAGTTACTATTTATAGAATGAATGCATTCTCACACCAACACTCACACCTAAGGTTGAATACACAAGTGACTATCTGTGGCTATGTTGCTATTGGACAGAACTGGAGTGCGTAATTGCGGCCTTCCTGTgatctgctgctgctgtctgggCTGTAGTGTTTTCTGTGCTGAAGGTTCTAGCTGTACTCTTCGCTGGCAGCATCTGCATCTGCTCTGCTATATGGATTGCTTCCCTCTTGGGTTTTCCCTGTGCTGGCTTCCTGTTACCAGGGCCTGTTCACATGTCTGCTTAGAGAAGATCCTGTGAtctccatggcttcttcctctgccttcctcctaaTTTCTCTCCTTAGttttgtccttttcctttctccaagcACTGCTTCTACTcccttttttgttatttgtgttaACCAAAGGCCAGTCATCTTTGTTCTTGTGTGTTTCTGCCTTTAATCTGTCCCCATCCCGAGGCAACCCAAGCAATTATGAGACCCTGGCTTGTATACCTGGGTGGGCGGTAGTCCTGCACCCACTGACATAGAACATGGAGTTGTTGAAGAAATTGAAGGATTGtgctgtgtgcgtgtgtttgagacacagttttagtctgtgtgtttgtgtgcatgctaTGATACATGTGTAGAggcgtgtgcacatgtggaagccagtacaacttgtaggagtcagttctctctctattttctagTTTCCAGGGGTGAAACTCAGtttgtcaagcttggtggcaagtgccgttaccggctgagccatttcaccctccccttttatatttataaacttatTGAAGATAGTTTCTTACTCACCTAGAGCTTACCAAGTAGACTAGACTGCCTCACCAGCCATCGAAGGGATCCAGCCGCCTCTGGTTTTGAGCTCATTGACCGTGCTCAGCTGTTTTCTGTAGACTCTGGGTTTCAGATTCAGGATCCCCGGCTTGCATGGCAGCTTCCCCAACAGAACTGTTCTTGCTCCCCACCCTTCGGATTTTATTCttttaggaaacaaacaaacctcctGAGACTTGGGTTGTGACCATGTTGATGTTATGCTTCCTGTGGCCACGCAGGAGGACTTGTCAGATAGGCAACTGCTATGTGCACTGGGACTGCAGGAGGGAGCTGGGCTCGGGGTGTGACAGGCTGGGTGCGACTCCAGCTCTGCCACTTGCCTTGCATTTGGCCAGGCACTGAGCTTGTCTGATGGTTTGCTCCTTTGCCAAGTGAGAGTCCCATCTCAGATGTCCCAGGTTTGGGTTAATGAGAGGTGATGCACAGTGCCCAGAACGTAGTGTTACTTTATCATTGCTCGGTCTGGCTGGTGATAACAACTTTGAAGGTCTGTTGTGTACAGTACTCTACAGCTCTTGTTCTGTGGAGGAACTTATTTTCTATATTCCCTAGCTAAACATTTTAGTTACTGTGCCCAtaccattttcaataaaatgtgcCTGAagcaccttacacacacacacacacacacacacttaacctCAATTCCTTTGCTAAATTTAGGTTTTGCAGACAGTTTGCAGTATAACAACCGGGATGTGTTTAGCCATGATTAGAGATGAGATTGTCGGCAGTTCCCGTGAGCGTCTGTGCTTTTAAATTGAAGGTCATTTTCATGCTCACGGAGCCTTTCCCTCGCTCCCAACAGGCAACATTATGGAATGGATGCGGCCTTCGTGTCAGTTGCATTGTAGGGAGAAGCTCacattaatcatttattttacacATCAGCtttcttagaataaaagccaagatTAATTAAGTTTCACAAAGAATCCGTCATACTTCATATTAAATTTCTTTAGTTCTGTGACATATTTGAGGTATAAGAAACTTCAAACATTTAGACAGTATTTTAGTTAAAAGCatacttttcattaaaatattgaatatttagaGTGGTTAGAAAATAGTGCTGCTTAGAGAAGTTGGCAGTACAGGAATTTTGAGTAAACCCTGACGTTGTAGCCAAGACACATGGAGTCATGCCACTGTTTGTTCTCCGTGCTAAGGGTGACTCTGAGACGGTCTTGCTAATTCCTCAGCTTGGTGGGTAATAGTATGGCAGGTTCCATACTCTGTGTGAACAGGGGGGAAACCTGGTCATGGCATGTTTGTCTACATAGCTTGAAATCGTGGGTATCTCCTCTTTGTCTGGCCTCTCAGAGCTTTCACCTGGGAGCGCAGGGGTAGGGGGACCGGTGATGTCAGAGTCCCATAGGCCAGCATGGTGACCCCCTCTGGCAGGACTGCTGAGAAAGTCTTTCAGAACTTGCTTGAAGATGTAGACAATTTCCCAGGGAAGTACATCGTTTTCTGCCAAAAGTTCTCGAAATCTAAGGGGAGGGGGGTGTAGGAATGAGTATTTAGAAATTTTCTTGTACCCCATTTCCCCAATGAAGCTTACATTTGTAACTGTGTCCTAGACACTTACCTTTTTAGTAACAGAAAAGCGTTATAATTAAGCTTTCAGTGAAGAAACTTTGTAATTAAAGTAAATTTCTATCAGTAAGCTGCCTAGAGGTACATAGGGTTTTGGGCATCGGTACACGGATTGACAGAGTTGATATAATGAGGCAGCTTTTAGTCTGAATCTCGCACACCACAGACCATAAAGAACCCAGTAGTCTACCTGCTGAGAATGGTTCCGGCTTGACAGGGTTGTACTTGTGAGCACAGAGCTTCCAGTTGTCTTTGTTCCGTAGCTGGGATTGCTGTGTGAGAAGTCTGGTAGCTTCTCAGCCAGTTGTAGTCCACGCCTGTCTTTTtcactttttgttcattttcGATCTCATGTATTAATCTCTCGCGCTCCTTCAAATGCCATTTTAACTCCCGAAGCAGAGTCTTTGTCACTACCTCAGAGCCAGCGTAGCATGTTTGTTTGTAGGAATAATTTCTTGGCCATTTCACCCAGCTAAAAAGTGGCATTTTTAGGCTGTGGAGATATTAAATGTTTACTTGCATAAAATTTTTATGGTTCTtaacagtaaatattttttactatTGCCAGAAAAGTACATGAATTTTTTTCCACTGGTAAAACATGCAGGTCACAATAAGATTAGAATGTGGGTTAAAGTCTTTCAATTTCTAACTAGGTCAGTGCTAAACCCAAGCTTTGAAAATACCTAGATAAAAACtaagcagaaataaaataaaatcaaagataaTAATACAAACTGAGCAATTTCTGAAAATAACACTTGCTAATAGAAGTTTTTAGGGGGTCTTGAAACATCACCGACTTGAAAAGTGCTGTCCACAGCACACGTGTGACTCACTCTTAGTACAGAAAACGCAAGCTTACCTGCCGAGCgagccgggggggggggtctgctGCGGGAGTGTTGCCAGAGTTTGCCCAAGTTGGGGCTGAAGCTGTTTCTCTCAGATGGGTCTCACTCTCTGGGGTGTCCTCCAGGGAAGGAGTGCCTCCTCATTTACCCGCTGGAACTGTGTTTGAAACAAAAACTTTCTGTGTTAGGAATGGGATCTGTTGTcttcatttgtatatatatataaaacctttcaTCTTCATGAGTTATATAATTGTCTACCTTTTGAATGTAGCTTATTTTCTTTGGAAAGGATGCTGGCAGCTACGGATGCTGGTCCCAAATGCATGCTGCAGCGTCTGTAGGAGTGGAGTGAAAAAAAAGCAGGCGTCTGAGGCACCACAGATGCTCCTAGCTGAGGAAGAGTGCCGCGTGGTGTGATGCTCTGCCGTGCATAGCTGTGGGTCACAGGTCCTGCCGTATTTTTATGCCTGTAAAGCTCTAAAAATAACCACACTGCTGCTTTTCATCTTCAGCTTAACTTTGAGGCGGTTTGGAAGCCAGGTCACTGTCCCTTCTAATGAAAGCAGGAAAAATAGATCAGACGTGAccacatgcaaaacacacactCTGTGGAGGCTCTGCCACCAAGTAAACTGGGCAGAGCCTGCTGGCATCAGTCGTGTGTGGGGCAAGTGAGCTTTCATTTACTGCTCATAACATAGCAAACCCTTGCACTGGAGCAGGTGGACATGCTAGGGGACACCGAAGCTGATAGGGGGGACACTAGCTGATAACCAGTGTGTATTTGATTGTCTCTGTTCAAGGTGGTAAGACGGCGATGAgttattggtgagagtggagacCTGAAGGAGAACCAAGGTAGAAATAGAACTATACCACGTAAAGTCAGGTGGTAGTACTACATTCCAGTAATCTCCACTCGGGATATGGAGGAAGGAGtaccagaagttcagggtcacccATGACTGTGTGTAGAGCTCAAGTCTCAAATGTGCAGATGAAACATTATAACCCCTGCTTAGGTGAGCAGTCTGTGCCTTGGACTTTGTTGTACATTTTCTGTCAAGATGCTTGTCTGTGAAACAGTGGCCAGAGCATAAAAGGTCCTTTGCGTCCTAGTTTCCTGCTAAGTGATGGCATTATGTAGCTTTTCCTTTTATAACTACTTCTTCTGTTGCTTTTCTTCCCAATAAGCCAAGAATAATAGACATTGTTCCCATCAGAGCTGTGTGCCATGTGTGATCAGAAGTGACACGTGTGGTCATGCTGTAGTTCCTGTTATGTCCGGGAAAGGCCAGACGTCAGGCTTCATTATCCTCAGTGAGCCGCTTTCACATTACACTGCCTGCAGTagtgggagaaaggagggagtgaCGTTTATTGTGACAAGGTGTCCTTCCAAATTAAAGCTGAAGCTGTACCAGTCACGCCGCTTTCCCTGTGAAGAGCTGTGTGACTCTCAGCCTCTCCTCGCTCGAACGGGGAAACTGAAATATCACATGTATTAGGGAACAGGCCTTGTTtccactcaggtcctctgcagtcTTACTTACTTGCACATCTCCAGCTCGCCTTTCTATCTATCCACTGCAGTGCCGAGCATACCAGTGCTGCACTCCTGGGCTCTCagtacatagtcctggctgtcctggaactcacgatgtagaccaagctgatgtcaaacttggagatccacctgcctctgcctctggagtgctgggattaaagcacgTGCCAGCACActgaccctcccaccccactccagaGTCAGACAACTGAGCACCCAAATGCTTACTTCCTCTTAGTTTGTAGCTGCTGTCAAtcaggttttgtttgttattgtttgtttgtttgttcaactcatttctttttcttcaacacTTTTTCCTGGATCCTACTCTTGTTCTCTTGTTTGAACTTACTCTAGCTCCCTCTTCACAATCCTTAAGTGCTTTCTGATTCAACTCGACTGTGTCTCTTACATATCTGCTCAGTTGCTCAACAGATGTTCGCTGATGTCTCTTGTGATGTGGAGGCTTGGGACCTGGGGTGACTTCGTTCACTAGCCAGACCACTTCCTGCTTTCATGGGCTGCCCTCCTAAGGGAAAGACGAATGTGTGTGAATAAGATAATTATAAGTTGCCTTGTGTTATTTAGCATTCATGTCCTGCTTCCTTCAAGTCAAA
This genomic window from Mus caroli chromosome 12, CAROLI_EIJ_v1.1, whole genome shotgun sequence contains:
- the Rd3l gene encoding protein RD3-like, giving the protein MPLFSWVKWPRNYSYKQTCYAGSEVVTKTLLRELKWHLKERERLIHEIENEQKVKKTGVDYNWLRSYQTSHTAIPATEQRQLEALCSQVQPCQAGTILSRFRELLAENDVLPWEIVYIFKQVLKDFLSSPARGGHHAGLWDSDITGPPTPALPGESSERPDKEEIPTISSYVDKHAMTRFPPCSHRVWNLPYYYPPS